The sequence CTTAGAGCATACAGCAGATGGTTTGTTACTGGATGCAGCCCTCCttaaaaacacagagcagctttcGGTGCTGTGAATGAGAGCCACTTGTGGAAGCAGTGGGACAGGTAATATCCTGTTTTATGGAGTGTTCTGAATGCAGAAAGCTTGCAGCTTTATTGTGTTTCTAATCCTGTTCCATGTTTGAAGAGCCAAAGGTTACCTTCATTGTAATAAGACCGTTCTGTTCCTTTAAATAACAAGTTTCCCAGATGAATTCCAGTTAGCACCttgtcttctgttcttctgcctGTGCCCTTTTCATTCTGGCACTAAAAATGCAGGCATCCCATTGCACTGACCCCCCCCAGGTACCCTGAACTTCTCAGATGGAAGTGATTAAAAACTGCAGCGGTAGGAAATGTTACTCCTGTGTCTCCCTTTATTCTTGACAGGCAGCCTGCAGACTGACAGACACAGCTGGATCgagctgaatttgtttttgccaAACTCATTGGCCCAGTTTTACGGTGGAGGTTTGATTAATGAACACAGGGACTGTACCTGTGACCTGCAGCATCTGTGCACCCAGGGCATGTTGGGCTGACTAGGAAGGAAGCTCATTAGGCCTAAATGGAGCAACAGACTTCTAGGTAGCACCGTGGTGGGGTGGTGGAGAAGCTTCCCTGGGCTGGATGCTGCTGGGTATGGCAGGAGCTGCCTGGGAGAATTCCCAGGATGGGTGTCAGGAAGGGGAGGTGGTTTTGGCCATGGGTGCAAGAGGCAGTGCAGGGCAGCTGTGCACTGTGATTAGTAGATTACCAGCTCCACGTCAGGATCAGCAGTCTTTGACctcagcactggggctgctTAGGTAGAGGGGGCAGGGAGGCTGCTGGTGTGAGAAGCTGCTCCCTGAGGGCTATGCCTCCTGTGGGTGCCCTATTTCTTAGTAagtttcctctcctcttctgtGGGTTGTTTTCAGTAGCTTTATGCTAtgttgttaaaagaaaaagacgTTATTTACCTTCCAGATTTTGCATGTATTTCAGTGTTGTTATCGTCATTATTAATTAATCAGCTTCCTTATTAGATAGCATTTCATTAAACTTACCAGAGCTGTCAATAACTTCTCGAAGGAAATCAGATGAGAGTTTACAAGGTCAGCAGGTGCTGAACTTCACTTCCAGCGAAAGAAAGTGGCTGCAGGTATCAGTGTTAAAGTGATTTAAAGCTGCTACACCTGGGCAGTTACTGGTAGGCTCGGAGatgagcagggagctgtgctgcctgtctgTGCCCCTTGGTCACCCTGTCCAAGAAGGATGAGAGCTGTGTGTTGGCAGAAACAGAACTGGTATTTTTGTGAAGCGTATCAGTGCTCTGAGAGCATGTAAAGAACTGAGGAGTGAAACAAGCAAGGTCTGAGGGTAGCTCTTGGAGGTTAGCCTTTTGAAACCCAAAGTTATTAGCTTTATTATATAAGATAAAGGGTTAAATTAGAAAAGTCTGGtgctttaaatatctttttcaaAGTCTGTATAATCTGGTGTGGGCTAACTGTAATGACATAATCCAAAAATAGCCAATAGTCTTCCCTCCAATGCTCATccttgctgcagttctgcagctaAAGAATGGCAAATGCTAAGCTGCTAAGGATGTTAGAGGACATAACCATGCCTGCCTGTGGCTCAGGACACCTCGAGGGTCTTGCATGTCTGATTGCAGAGCAGGAGGTTAAGTCAAGTTCCAGCAAGAGGGTTTATCTAGCATGTATATTAAATGTTTGGTTCACAACTTGATGTTGTTGCAGGGGAGATTGCCTCCTCCCAAAGCAGGCAGGTGTTCTCTCTCTCAGAACAGCATTGGCCTAGGTCTGCTGGATTTTGGCTAACAGATTCTGCTGTGCCTGGTTTCAGTGATAAGATTTGGGTTTTTGGAGGtggttgtggtttttcttttaatgtatgGAATGCATGCAATGGAGAATGCAAATAAAAGCCCAGGTTAAGGAGTTGGAACTTTGAGTTCACCTCTGCGGTGCAGAAGGCAGCTCCACCTGACAGCAGCCTGTTGTCCATTATTCATGTAGGTATTATTGGGAGTGAATAACAGTGAGACTGAGAAGGACAGTGCAATAGCAACAGGGATGTGTGTGTGATCCTTACAGCTGGAGCTCAGCTGTTGATTTTGAGTTTGTTTTAAAGAGTGGAGCTGAGTACATGCAGCAGTGATtgggctgtgtgctctgtgctgggaactGTTGCTTTTGCTGAGAATTCCCTGATATTTTGGCAACGGGTGTTAAGAAGCCTTTTCTCTTCAAAGCCCATTAAGACCTAAAACGTGAATTTTCACGTAAGTTTCGTACCCCAAAGCCTCCAGTTTCAGGGCTGATTTCTTCAAGGCCTTGTGCTCTTTCTGGTTTAAGCATTTCTTgatctcatctttttcttctttcttgttttggcAGGGACATTTCTCTGTTCAGGTTAGTCCAAGATGGCAGACCAGAGGCAACGCTCGCTGTCTACCTCTGGAGAGTCACTATACCACGTGCTGGGGCTGGACAAGAATGCTACTTCTGATGATATTAAAAAGTCATACAGGTAACGCTTCCAGTCTTCCAAGTATCACCCAATAAAACCAATATCTTGAGGTGCTCGACAGATGAGGTGTTTATATATAGGCTCCAGTTGgtttatttaaaatctgtgtgAGAAAAGCACGTgagaaaacagaggagaaaCGTGGTTTGCTTTAACAGAAGTTGCATGGAGTTGCATGTCACTGTCACTGACAGCATCTGTGTGTCAGAGCTGGGGCAGATGACAGCAAGGATTTAACAGGTGAAATTCTCCACTGTGCCGCGTGGCTCTGAAAACTTCAGATAAAATTGAACAAAGCTGTGGCTCTGCCACCAGAATTCAGTTCTCCCTTTGTgttgtgcagctctgtgtgtggTTTAGAGACCACAGGTGGGCAGTCCTGCACTTCTGTCCATCATTTCGACTTCTGGCACGGCGAAGTGTAGATTAAAGATGTAAATAAGAGTGAAAACTGGGTATCAACAGTGATTTCTTTTCTAAAGCCACGTTCCAAATGTCTTTTGACATCTTGAAAATGTCCGTGgagttattttcaaaagaacattttttgttaACCCTTTTTCTTAGTCACATTCCCCATTAATTAAATGAACAACAAAccatcctcacctccttccTACCTTCCCTCCAAACCTGCCTGCATGCAATCTGTTCTTTGCTGTAggagggagctgcagccatgctgGGACTACCTGGGCAGTGGCAGTGTGTTTCCCATCTCACTAGGTGTCAGCAGTCATCTTCACTTGAGGTTGCTCCTTTCAGAAGTTTTGTTTCAATCTTCAGTGTTTACCAAAGCTTTTCCCTTTCAAAGCCACTTTTTATGCCACCAGCAATGACTGAGTGAAACGTATGAATAAATTGGTCCAGAATTATCTGTGTCTTCCCCAAGTCCTCCAATGCACATTTGGGGCAATCATCTTCTAGCACAATGGACTGAAAAACACTTTGACTTCATGGGGGGGAAACCTAGAAGACTTTCTCCTAGGGGAGAAGGGCACAGCTGGATTCAAGGGGAATTCAGGAGCTGCCTCATTCACACCTGGAGCTTCATCTAATCCTGTtgcctcttctgctcttttAGTGGCCACTTCTTGTTTTCGTTCCATTTGATCTGGAATGTCCTTTGCTGGCCTGTGGGATCAGTGTGTATGCAGGAAATGTGACATGAAAAGTATTTCTCTATCACAACCTGGTAGTAGCTAGGTCCTCTTTAAGTTGACATACCCTCCCTCTAATTATGAAAACTGGTTGTCTCAGTCTTCTCTGATCCAGTGGCACCTTTGGCAGCCCTGAATAATGTTATCTTTCCAAGCAGCATAATTTACAGCCTACAAATGTTTCCAGTGCAGCTCACTTTACTGTTTGAGTGCTGTGGTGTTTGTGTGCACCCAAAGCTATGCTTGCACAAATCCTTACTGTACATTTATCTGAATATTTCCCTCCTGAGGAGCTGTGGTGTGCAAATGTCTGCAGGCTCTCGGTGTGGCTGTCAGACACGGGGCTCTGCTGGTACATCCCTGCTGGTCACCTGCCATTTTTGGTGGTGCAGAACTATTAGAACTATCATTCTgaatcatttttctccttcGAAGCACAAATGACTCAAACTGCAATCGTGCAGTCAGCAGATGCCTGGCCAGAAGTGATTTCTTCTATTGCTTGGGCTGCATTTGAATTTGCAAATTTATCAGTGCTTAATCTGAGTTTTTGTGCTGTATTCAGTGATCTCTGGGGACTACAAGCTGCTGTCATGTAGTTGAAAGAGATGTAGAATGATGTGGGGAGGTACGTTGTGATTTCCTGAAGCTGGTTCTGTTCTCGCCAGCCTTGCACTGAAGTGCCTTGTACCTGCAAAGCAACTGGTGAATTAACCACAAGTGCTTCTGTTCTATTTTTGTGTTGAGATGCTGTAGATGAGTTGTagcttctctttgttctttgaTGCTGTATCTGAGACTTGTggtgtgtttcttttctgttagcTTGGCCTTTGCTTTAGCAGGAGCAAAACTTGCTGGTGGAAATCGCTGGAGCTGAGGGGCAAAGtgctttcttcttgtcttcagtATCCTAATTTTTTCACTGGATTTCCAAGGATCCTGTCCAGCACTCTGAAGTCAATCCTGTGAGTGAAGCTAGACAGTGCTGTAGCATTTTGGAATCCACAGGGAAGTGAATGAGAAATGAACAGACTGTCCTTGGAGAGAGATTCTCAGCTGGCACTTGGAAGTTTCCCTTCAGTGAcaagcagcagaactgaaaaaaacccaacaaaacgAAACCAGGAACCCAAATCCAGCATCTAATCTACattctcttttttgcttttggcaGGAAACTCGCACTGAAATACCATCCTGATAAAAACCCTGATAAtccagaggcagcagaaaaatTTAAAGAGATCAATAATGCACATGCAATATTGACCGATGCGacaaagagaaacatttatGATAAATATGGCTCCCTGGGTCTGTATGTAGCAGAgcagtttggagaagaaaatgtgaacaCGTACTTCGTGCTGTCTAGCTGGTGGGCAAAGGT comes from Lagopus muta isolate bLagMut1 chromosome 16, bLagMut1 primary, whole genome shotgun sequence and encodes:
- the DNAJC5 gene encoding dnaJ homolog subfamily C member 5 → MADQRQRSLSTSGESLYHVLGLDKNATSDDIKKSYRKLALKYHPDKNPDNPEAAEKFKEINNAHAILTDATKRNIYDKYGSLGLYVAEQFGEENVNTYFVLSSWWAKALFVFCGLITGCYCCCCLCCCCNCCCGKCKPKPPEGEEQEYYVSPEDLEAQLQSDEREASDAPIVIQPASATETTQLTADSHPSYHTDGFN